A stretch of Kyrpidia spormannii DNA encodes these proteins:
- a CDS encoding hemolysin family protein yields the protein MDTPGSLFIKILAVFGLVLVNAFFVAAEFALVKVRSTRLQQLAAEGHLRARFAQRVVSKLDAYLSATQLGITLASLGLGWLGEPAVASLLRPLFALTGLPESIVHTVAFAVAFSLITLLHIVLGELAPKSLAIRLAESTALWTALPLAYFYKIMYPAIWVLNSFANLLLRWIGIEPVVSGHQAAYSEEELLLLVSESHRSGLIDSTEKALMDNIFHFSDRVAREIMVPRTDMVCLYLDRSVEENFEIARENRHTRYPVAVEDKDHIVGFIHVSDLYVQGLQAGQKDLHGFIREVLRVPESMEISRVLRLMQKHRGQIAVVVDEYGGTAGLISLEDILEEIVGEIQDEFDEERPPVETVGDVTYVDGRVLVEDINDMFGLEIDDSEVDSIGGWVAAQLEGNPQVGKSVTVDEYVFEITEVDNLRVNRLRIQQIPVQSQVEG from the coding sequence TTGGACACACCTGGTAGTTTGTTCATCAAGATTCTGGCAGTTTTCGGCCTGGTATTGGTGAACGCCTTCTTTGTGGCGGCGGAATTTGCACTGGTAAAAGTCCGCTCAACGCGGTTGCAGCAGTTGGCGGCGGAGGGACACTTGCGGGCTCGTTTCGCCCAACGGGTGGTCTCCAAACTGGATGCGTATTTGTCGGCGACCCAGCTGGGGATTACGCTGGCGTCCCTGGGGCTCGGCTGGTTGGGTGAACCGGCGGTCGCGAGTTTGTTGCGTCCTTTGTTTGCTCTGACCGGATTGCCGGAGTCGATCGTGCACACGGTCGCTTTCGCCGTCGCGTTTTCCCTCATCACCTTATTGCACATCGTGTTAGGAGAGTTGGCCCCCAAGTCCCTCGCCATACGACTTGCAGAGTCAACGGCGTTGTGGACGGCTCTTCCCCTTGCTTATTTTTACAAGATCATGTATCCCGCCATCTGGGTGCTCAATTCTTTTGCTAACCTACTCCTGCGCTGGATCGGGATCGAACCCGTCGTCTCCGGGCACCAGGCGGCGTACTCGGAGGAAGAGTTGTTGCTCTTGGTGTCGGAAAGCCATCGAAGCGGACTGATCGACAGCACGGAGAAAGCTCTCATGGACAATATTTTCCATTTCTCCGATCGCGTGGCCCGGGAGATCATGGTGCCGAGGACGGATATGGTCTGCTTGTACCTCGACCGTTCAGTGGAAGAGAATTTTGAAATCGCCCGGGAAAACCGGCACACTCGTTATCCTGTGGCGGTGGAAGACAAAGACCACATTGTGGGCTTTATCCACGTCTCAGACCTGTACGTCCAGGGGCTGCAAGCGGGACAAAAGGACCTGCATGGTTTCATCCGCGAGGTGCTCCGGGTGCCGGAGTCGATGGAGATCAGCCGAGTTCTGCGGCTGATGCAAAAACATCGCGGCCAGATCGCCGTGGTGGTGGATGAGTACGGAGGTACGGCGGGGTTGATTTCTTTGGAAGATATTTTGGAGGAGATCGTCGGAGAGATCCAGGACGAGTTTGATGAGGAGCGGCCTCCAGTGGAAACGGTGGGCGATGTGACCTACGTGGACGGCCGTGTGTTGGTGGAAGATATTAACGACATGTTCGGCCTGGAAATCGACGATTCCGAAGTGGATTCAATTGGAGGCTGGGTGGCCGCTCAGTTGGAAGGGAATCCCCAGGTAGGGAAATCGGTGACCGTAGACGAGTATGTGTTTGAGATAACGGAAGTCGACAACCTCCGGGTGAACCGCTTGCGGATTCAGCAAATTCCGGTTCAATCCCAAGTCGAAGGGTAG
- a CDS encoding Lin0512 family protein, producing the protein MKVIFIQYGMGVDLHGQDVTTASIRAVRDAIHRNSMPGLRGVIPSGDLKDMIVRVKLGVPIDPAQVDTERVRAEFPYGRVEIQAVPGGLATTSGVMLTEQGDRNDLAYIVVAAVEVGFEEGV; encoded by the coding sequence GTGAAGGTGATTTTCATTCAGTACGGGATGGGTGTGGATCTTCACGGACAGGATGTCACCACGGCCTCCATTCGGGCGGTGCGGGATGCGATCCATCGGAATTCCATGCCTGGACTCCGGGGGGTGATTCCCTCCGGCGACCTCAAAGACATGATCGTTCGGGTGAAATTGGGTGTTCCGATTGATCCAGCTCAAGTAGATACGGAGCGGGTTCGAGCGGAATTCCCATATGGACGCGTTGAAATCCAGGCGGTGCCCGGCGGGCTGGCGACGACGAGTGGTGTGATGTTGACCGAGCAGGGTGACCGCAATGATTTGGCCTATATTGTAGTGGCTGCAGTCGAGGTCGGCTTCGAGGAGGGAGTTTAA
- a CDS encoding glutaredoxin family protein, with translation MSYSVAVKDERPRVTLYTSSFCGKCRFAREFLNRLGIPFEEVPVYTPGVVEELLSRTGMMAAPTLRVGQDYVTGYDPGRFTLALIKNGWIEDKEDD, from the coding sequence ATGTCTTACAGTGTTGCCGTGAAGGATGAACGGCCTCGGGTCACCTTGTATACCAGCAGTTTTTGCGGCAAATGTCGATTTGCCCGGGAATTCCTGAATCGCCTCGGGATCCCTTTCGAAGAGGTTCCCGTGTACACGCCGGGGGTTGTGGAGGAGCTGTTGAGCCGAACCGGCATGATGGCCGCCCCGACGTTGCGCGTAGGACAGGATTACGTAACGGGCTATGATCCGGGACGTTTTACCTTGGCGCTCATCAAGAATGGTTGGATTGAGGACAAGGAGGACGACTGA
- a CDS encoding putative bifunctional diguanylate cyclase/phosphodiesterase encodes MNREKETFEFDSRLEFGEELPTLLAVICRLTQAKRGWITLRTPGGICKRVAAVDMPESQRPEDGGAEMEHGGCPCCSESEALPPATATFITCTQHQDEKGRPWVHACIPLWVDGHYAGTMNLLLADGEPSFGPDSELLTMVRRLIESVLERKRLEERLRRSADYDSLTGVYNRRRFQEKLADILNRTDRGTLLFIDFDNFKAINDNLGHRAGDKLLGELIGSLRGVVEGRGFLGRIGGDEFALFLPEATIEEAKVLGAAIERVFRRHRVLLDGRRVIMTASIGIAEFPTSGSTVEQLLARADTAMYTAKRTGAHVHVYDPFQLEEVATTQELLWTTRIREALEGDGLLLYAQPIRELRSGSVSRYELLLRMRGDNGELISPKAFLGVAEKTDLIHRIDLWVVKEAIRLLEQMCPYHSDICFHVNLSAKIFTDPSFPTWLSGQLSRSRVEASRLLFEITETAAIEDYVRAREFIHKVRAMGFRFALDDFGIGFSSLYSLKYLPLDVLKIDGVFIQDLVHSRVDQSLVKGLTISMRELGIQTVAEFVEDEETVEILQKYGVTYAQGFHIGRPMPIPEILDQPA; translated from the coding sequence GTGAACAGAGAGAAAGAGACCTTCGAATTCGATTCGCGCCTGGAATTCGGCGAGGAGTTGCCCACATTATTGGCGGTGATTTGTCGATTAACCCAGGCCAAGAGAGGGTGGATTACCCTTCGGACGCCGGGCGGTATCTGTAAACGAGTGGCTGCGGTGGACATGCCTGAAAGCCAGAGGCCGGAAGACGGGGGTGCCGAGATGGAGCACGGCGGATGTCCGTGTTGTTCCGAAAGCGAAGCTCTGCCCCCCGCAACCGCCACCTTTATAACCTGCACGCAGCATCAAGATGAAAAAGGGAGGCCTTGGGTCCACGCTTGCATTCCTCTCTGGGTGGATGGGCATTACGCCGGGACGATGAATCTCCTTCTCGCCGACGGAGAACCTTCCTTCGGTCCGGACAGTGAGCTTTTGACCATGGTTCGCCGGCTCATTGAGAGTGTCCTGGAACGAAAGCGCCTCGAGGAGCGGTTGCGTCGCTCCGCGGATTATGACTCATTGACCGGTGTATACAACCGCCGGCGATTTCAGGAAAAGCTGGCGGATATCCTGAATCGGACGGACCGGGGGACCTTACTCTTTATCGATTTTGATAATTTTAAGGCGATCAATGACAACTTGGGACATCGAGCCGGAGACAAACTGTTGGGCGAATTGATCGGATCCCTGCGCGGGGTTGTGGAGGGGCGCGGGTTTTTAGGCCGAATCGGCGGCGATGAGTTCGCTTTGTTCCTGCCGGAAGCCACAATTGAAGAGGCCAAGGTGCTGGGAGCGGCCATTGAACGGGTCTTTCGCCGCCATCGGGTGCTGTTGGATGGACGGCGGGTGATCATGACGGCCAGCATCGGGATCGCCGAGTTTCCCACCTCCGGATCGACGGTGGAACAGTTGTTGGCCCGGGCGGACACAGCCATGTACACCGCAAAACGGACCGGCGCCCATGTGCATGTGTATGACCCCTTCCAGCTAGAAGAAGTGGCCACCACCCAAGAGCTCCTGTGGACGACGCGGATTCGGGAGGCGCTGGAAGGGGACGGGCTGTTGCTTTACGCCCAGCCGATCCGGGAACTCCGGTCCGGATCCGTTTCCCGATACGAGTTGTTGCTCCGGATGCGGGGCGACAACGGGGAACTCATCAGCCCCAAAGCGTTTCTGGGCGTGGCGGAAAAAACGGATCTTATTCACCGCATCGATCTATGGGTCGTGAAAGAAGCGATCCGGCTGTTGGAACAGATGTGCCCGTACCATTCTGACATTTGTTTTCACGTCAATCTATCTGCAAAAATTTTCACGGATCCCTCATTTCCGACTTGGTTATCCGGACAACTCAGCCGCAGTCGGGTGGAGGCATCCCGGCTGCTTTTTGAAATCACGGAAACAGCGGCGATTGAGGATTACGTCCGGGCGCGGGAGTTTATTCACAAAGTCCGGGCAATGGGATTTCGTTTCGCCTTGGATGATTTTGGAATCGGATTTTCGTCACTGTACTCGCTGAAATATCTTCCACTCGATGTGCTGAAGATCGACGGCGTGTTCATCCAGGATCTCGTTCATAGCCGGGTCGATCAATCCCTGGTGAAGGGGTTGACCATCTCCATGCGGGAATTGGGGATTCAAACGGTGGCGGAGTTCGTAGAAGATGAAGAGACGGTGGAGATCCTCCAAAAGTACGGTGTGACTTATGCCCAAGGTTTTCACATCGGCAGGCCGATGCCGATCCCGGAGATTCTCGATCAGCCGGCATGA
- a CDS encoding S8 family peptidase: MQLLNWVHQHAGKLDVLARRQLIQAHRPLRRVPCFLQNLAQGLLHRLIKVPVIVQLKEIPEEGLTNSVSRVGGIARRRIHRELPICNGVAARLSIADIRRLLEQESVARITYDRPVRALLDVATPAVGAATGQQVGFTGRGVTVAVLDTGIYPHPDLTQPVNRIVGFRDFVNGRTEPYDDNGHGTHCAGDVAANGGQSGGRYRGPAPEASLVGVKVLNAQGAGSLSTVIQGIDWVVQNRDAFDIRVLSMSLGSPPAGPPSQDPVVQAVEAAWNSGIAVAVAAGNEGPESGTISSPGDSPRVITVGAVDDRRTVPQNDDVVASFSSRGPTSEGVTKPDITAPGVGIISLRAPGSFLDKMMKSARVGDWYFRLSGTSMATPIVAGTIAQLLQINPAMTPDEVKAALMDNSFDLGEDPNAQGRGEVRVGGLL; the protein is encoded by the coding sequence ATGCAATTGCTGAACTGGGTCCATCAGCACGCCGGGAAACTGGACGTCCTCGCCCGCCGGCAGCTGATCCAGGCCCATCGGCCCTTGCGGAGGGTGCCCTGTTTTCTACAAAACCTGGCCCAAGGGTTACTGCACCGTTTGATCAAGGTACCGGTCATCGTCCAACTCAAGGAGATCCCCGAGGAAGGCCTGACCAATTCCGTCAGTCGGGTGGGCGGCATCGCCCGGCGGCGGATTCATCGCGAATTGCCCATCTGCAACGGGGTGGCCGCCCGCCTTTCGATTGCAGACATCCGGCGGCTTTTAGAGCAGGAATCGGTGGCGCGCATCACCTACGACCGCCCAGTCCGGGCGCTGCTCGACGTGGCCACGCCCGCCGTGGGGGCGGCCACAGGACAGCAGGTCGGATTCACCGGTCGGGGGGTCACCGTGGCGGTGCTCGACACTGGGATTTACCCGCACCCGGACCTCACCCAACCTGTGAATCGCATTGTCGGGTTCCGAGATTTTGTAAACGGTCGGACCGAACCGTACGACGACAATGGCCATGGAACTCACTGTGCGGGGGATGTGGCGGCTAACGGCGGGCAGTCCGGGGGCCGCTATCGGGGCCCGGCACCGGAAGCCTCTTTGGTGGGGGTGAAGGTGCTCAACGCCCAGGGTGCCGGCAGTCTCTCCACCGTGATCCAGGGGATCGACTGGGTGGTGCAAAACCGGGACGCCTTCGACATTCGCGTACTCTCGATGTCTCTCGGCAGCCCCCCGGCCGGACCGCCCTCCCAGGACCCGGTGGTCCAGGCGGTGGAGGCAGCCTGGAATAGCGGGATCGCCGTGGCGGTGGCGGCGGGAAACGAAGGGCCGGAGTCCGGAACCATCAGTTCGCCTGGGGACAGTCCCCGGGTGATTACCGTGGGCGCGGTGGATGATCGGCGAACCGTACCACAAAACGATGATGTGGTGGCTTCCTTTTCCAGTCGCGGGCCAACGAGCGAGGGCGTGACGAAGCCTGACATCACCGCTCCGGGGGTTGGGATCATCTCCCTGCGGGCTCCCGGGTCTTTCCTCGATAAAATGATGAAAAGCGCCCGGGTGGGGGATTGGTACTTTCGCCTGTCGGGGACGAGTATGGCCACGCCGATCGTGGCGGGTACCATCGCCCAGCTCTTGCAGATAAACCCGGCCATGACGCCGGACGAGGTTAAAGCGGCCCTGATGGATAACTCCTTTGACCTCGGCGAAGATCCCAATGCCCAGGGCAGGGGTGAAGTCCGGGTGGGCGGGTTGCTATAA
- a CDS encoding DJ-1/PfpI family protein, which translates to MAKKVLITAGDAVEALEIYYPYYRLLEENIEAVIAAPSAKTLHTVVHDFETWETYTEKPGYQIQAQLSFDEVKPEEYDGLIIPGGRAPEYIRLNPALPGIVRHFFETGKPIGAICHAAQVLETVADLLKNRSMTAYIACRPSVEAMGARYVTETLHVDGNLVSGHAWPDLPGFMREFLKLLGR; encoded by the coding sequence GTGGCAAAAAAGGTATTGATCACTGCCGGCGATGCGGTAGAGGCTCTGGAGATTTATTACCCGTATTATCGGCTGCTCGAGGAGAACATCGAGGCCGTGATCGCCGCACCGTCGGCCAAAACCCTGCATACTGTGGTGCACGATTTTGAGACCTGGGAAACCTACACGGAAAAGCCTGGGTACCAAATCCAAGCCCAACTGTCCTTTGACGAAGTAAAGCCCGAAGAGTACGATGGCCTGATCATCCCCGGGGGGAGGGCTCCCGAGTACATCCGCCTCAATCCCGCACTGCCGGGCATCGTTCGCCATTTCTTCGAAACGGGCAAACCAATCGGCGCGATCTGCCACGCTGCTCAAGTCCTGGAAACCGTTGCGGACCTCCTTAAAAACCGTTCGATGACGGCGTACATCGCCTGCCGGCCTTCGGTGGAGGCCATGGGGGCTCGCTACGTTACGGAAACCCTCCATGTGGATGGAAACTTGGTTTCCGGGCATGCCTGGCCGGACCTGCCGGGCTTTATGCGAGAGTTTCTGAAACTGCTCGGTCGATAA
- a CDS encoding Cof-type HAD-IIB family hydrolase, whose translation MRFRAVFFDVDGTLLTRDMRLPESVKWAVNRLREQGVAVGIATGRSYAHTEAVMKQLGIDMAVLNNGGLALRQGRILAHRPIHPERILRILGDVEDADHALVLHGKEFTVVNKPEDAYFLRAYHHLRVPFPSLFRNYQGEPVYQINLFCPEDEVCRYTEAYPDLTFRRWFPGSYDVNAAGVHKAEGIAALIGELGMSWDEVVTFGDADNDIQMLRAAGLGVAMGGGLPAAQEVADVVIGRPEEDAIWNFVRSNLAQEPAKAWSRAE comes from the coding sequence GTGCGCTTTCGGGCCGTGTTCTTCGATGTAGACGGAACTCTGCTGACCAGGGATATGCGGCTGCCGGAATCGGTCAAGTGGGCGGTCAATCGCCTCCGGGAGCAAGGGGTCGCGGTTGGGATTGCGACGGGGCGGTCCTATGCCCACACCGAGGCGGTGATGAAACAACTGGGCATCGACATGGCGGTCTTGAACAACGGGGGCTTGGCGCTGCGGCAGGGCCGGATCCTAGCGCACCGCCCGATCCACCCCGAAAGGATCCTGCGCATCCTCGGCGATGTCGAGGATGCAGATCATGCTTTGGTGCTGCACGGGAAAGAGTTCACTGTGGTCAATAAACCGGAAGATGCGTATTTTCTCCGCGCGTATCACCACCTGCGCGTCCCCTTTCCCAGCTTGTTTCGGAACTACCAGGGGGAACCCGTGTATCAAATCAATCTGTTCTGTCCCGAAGACGAGGTTTGCCGGTATACCGAGGCGTACCCGGATCTGACTTTTCGCCGCTGGTTTCCGGGGTCTTACGATGTGAATGCGGCTGGCGTGCATAAAGCGGAAGGGATCGCGGCTCTGATCGGAGAGTTGGGCATGTCCTGGGACGAGGTGGTCACTTTCGGGGATGCGGATAATGATATCCAAATGTTGCGGGCGGCGGGGTTAGGCGTCGCGATGGGCGGCGGCCTGCCCGCGGCCCAGGAAGTGGCGGACGTGGTGATCGGACGACCGGAGGAGGACGCCATCTGGAACTTCGTCCGGTCGAATCTGGCGCAGGAGCCTGCCAAAGCCTGGTCCCGGGCGGAATGA
- a CDS encoding CDGSH iron-sulfur domain-containing protein, with translation MAEVRIRLRDNGPLVVTGPVELVDAQGQAFVVEDSFALCRCGQSGKKPFCDGTHRTVEFQDQSRAK, from the coding sequence ATGGCGGAGGTGAGGATCCGTCTGCGGGATAACGGGCCTTTGGTGGTGACAGGTCCCGTGGAGTTGGTGGACGCACAAGGGCAAGCTTTCGTGGTGGAGGATTCCTTTGCTCTGTGCCGTTGTGGACAATCCGGGAAGAAACCCTTTTGTGACGGCACCCATCGCACGGTGGAGTTCCAGGATCAAAGCCGGGCGAAGTGA
- the pdhA gene encoding pyruvate dehydrogenase (acetyl-transferring) E1 component subunit alpha encodes MGVLLDERTPYEPVRILAEDGTVVNPELMPDLSDEQMRELMRRMVFTRVWDQRAIALNRQGRLGFYAPVAGQEASMLASHYALSKDDFLLPSYRDIPQLVFHGLPLYQAFLYSRGHIHGGQIPEDVSALMPQIIIAAHCTQLAGVALGIKLRGEHRVAIAYFGDGATSQGDFYEGMNFAGVFKVPAIFFSQNNRYAISVPVSKQTAAKTLVQKSVAAGISGVQVDGMDPLAVYRVTKEAADRARAGDGPVMIESLTYRYGPHTMAGDDPTRYRTNEELGEWERQDPLIRFRAFLQGKGLWSEKEEEAAIEEAKQTIADALKKADEYMSKQTVGDLIDAMYAELPPELKEQKALFAAGEGR; translated from the coding sequence ATGGGCGTACTTTTGGACGAGCGCACGCCTTATGAACCGGTGCGGATCTTGGCCGAGGACGGTACGGTGGTGAACCCGGAATTGATGCCGGATTTGTCCGATGAGCAGATGCGGGAGTTGATGCGGCGGATGGTTTTCACCCGGGTCTGGGATCAGCGGGCCATCGCGTTGAACCGCCAGGGGCGCCTCGGTTTTTATGCTCCGGTGGCCGGCCAGGAAGCCTCGATGCTCGCCAGTCACTATGCGCTGAGTAAAGATGATTTTCTCCTTCCGAGCTACCGGGATATTCCTCAGTTGGTCTTCCACGGACTGCCGCTTTATCAGGCGTTTTTGTACTCCCGGGGCCACATCCACGGCGGCCAGATCCCGGAAGACGTTTCTGCGTTGATGCCGCAGATCATTATCGCCGCCCATTGCACCCAGCTCGCCGGGGTGGCTCTGGGGATCAAGCTGCGGGGAGAGCACCGGGTCGCCATCGCTTATTTTGGGGATGGGGCCACGTCCCAGGGGGATTTTTATGAGGGGATGAATTTTGCCGGGGTGTTTAAAGTTCCGGCGATCTTCTTTTCCCAAAACAATCGTTATGCGATCTCGGTGCCGGTGTCGAAGCAGACGGCGGCCAAGACGTTGGTGCAAAAATCTGTGGCTGCCGGGATCTCCGGAGTCCAGGTGGACGGAATGGATCCTTTGGCGGTGTACCGGGTGACGAAAGAGGCGGCCGACCGGGCCAGGGCCGGGGACGGGCCGGTGATGATCGAGTCCCTGACCTATCGGTACGGTCCGCACACGATGGCCGGGGACGATCCCACCCGCTATCGGACGAACGAAGAACTCGGGGAATGGGAGCGCCAGGATCCGCTCATTCGTTTCCGGGCTTTCCTTCAGGGCAAGGGGTTGTGGAGCGAGAAAGAGGAAGAGGCGGCCATCGAGGAAGCCAAGCAGACCATCGCCGACGCATTAAAGAAGGCGGATGAATACATGTCCAAGCAGACGGTGGGGGATCTGATCGACGCGATGTACGCGGAGCTTCCGCCGGAGCTGAAGGAGCAAAAGGCGTTGTTTGCGGCGGGGGAGGGACGGTAA
- a CDS encoding alpha-ketoacid dehydrogenase subunit beta, giving the protein MAQMTMIQAITDAMRLELARDPKVLVFGEDVGVNGGVFRATAGLQEQFGEQRVFDTPLAESGIGGLAVGLAVQGFRPVAEIQFFGFVFEAFDAVASQAARLRYRSGGRYHAPIVFRSPFGGGVKTPELHADSLEGLFAQTPGLKVVIPSNPYDAKGLLISAIRDDDPVIFLEHMKLYRSFRQEVPEGDYTVPLGKAAVVRPGKDVTVITYGAMVQTSLKAADKVAESRGAQVEVIDLRTVSPIDIETVVESVKKTNRAVVVQEAQRKAGVAAEVAAQINERAILHLEAPVIRVTSPDTVYPFAAIEDQWLPTVGRVVKAIEDVLDF; this is encoded by the coding sequence ATGGCACAGATGACAATGATCCAGGCGATCACCGATGCGATGCGGTTGGAGTTGGCCCGGGATCCAAAGGTTCTGGTGTTTGGCGAGGATGTCGGGGTTAACGGCGGTGTATTCCGGGCGACGGCAGGACTGCAGGAGCAGTTCGGGGAGCAGCGGGTCTTTGATACCCCCTTGGCGGAATCGGGGATCGGAGGGCTCGCGGTGGGCTTGGCCGTTCAAGGGTTTCGGCCTGTCGCGGAAATCCAGTTTTTCGGCTTCGTGTTTGAAGCTTTTGATGCGGTGGCTTCCCAGGCGGCCAGGCTTCGGTATCGGTCTGGCGGACGGTATCATGCGCCTATTGTGTTTCGCTCCCCCTTTGGCGGGGGCGTTAAGACGCCCGAGCTTCACGCCGACAGTCTCGAAGGGCTCTTCGCTCAGACTCCCGGTCTCAAGGTCGTCATTCCATCGAATCCTTACGACGCGAAGGGACTTCTGATCTCGGCCATTCGAGACGATGACCCGGTGATTTTTCTCGAGCACATGAAGTTGTATCGGTCTTTTCGCCAGGAGGTCCCGGAAGGGGATTATACGGTGCCCTTGGGGAAAGCGGCGGTGGTGCGTCCGGGGAAGGACGTCACCGTGATCACTTACGGTGCCATGGTTCAGACCTCTCTAAAAGCGGCGGACAAAGTGGCAGAATCCCGGGGTGCCCAGGTGGAAGTGATCGATCTGCGGACCGTGAGCCCCATCGACATCGAGACTGTGGTGGAGTCGGTGAAGAAGACAAATCGCGCCGTGGTGGTGCAGGAGGCCCAGCGCAAGGCCGGGGTGGCCGCAGAAGTGGCGGCACAAATTAATGAACGGGCGATCTTGCATCTCGAGGCGCCGGTGATTCGGGTGACCTCCCCGGATACGGTGTACCCCTTTGCCGCGATCGAAGATCAGTGGTTGCCCACTGTGGGGCGGGTCGTGAAAGCCATCGAAGACGTGCTCGATTTTTAA
- a CDS encoding dihydrolipoamide acetyltransferase family protein has translation MADFVFRLPDIGEGIHEGEVVRWLVNPGDEVDEDQPLCEVQNDKAVVEIPSPVKGKVKEVKVQAGTTAVVGDPLVVLETEGAVPEGATEAGGSQENEGPSAAGAAASAPGKGSEERGEVRPAELAGATPDGAGPSGAAMILATPAVRKFAREKGVDLAQVRGTGKNGRITREDVLRASEGPEAEKAEGIAEPTAQERAVPRAEATGLEERVPLAGIRKVIAQAMVKSAYTAPHVTVMDEVDVTRLVALRDKAKPLAAERGVKLTYLPFIVKAAIAGLRLHPTLNASIDEEKGEIVYKKYYNIGIATDTERGLLVPVVKEADRKNVWMLAAEIRELAEKARAGKLTSPEMKGGTFSITNIGVEGGLFFTPIINYPEVAILGVGRITDRPVVRNGQVAVAPVMALSLSFDHRLVDGAEAQRYVNDVKRLLEDPDFLTLEV, from the coding sequence GTGGCGGATTTTGTATTTCGTCTGCCGGACATCGGGGAAGGCATTCACGAGGGGGAGGTCGTCCGCTGGCTGGTCAATCCCGGCGATGAGGTCGATGAAGACCAGCCGCTGTGTGAGGTCCAAAACGACAAAGCCGTGGTGGAAATCCCCAGTCCGGTCAAAGGCAAGGTCAAAGAGGTGAAGGTCCAGGCGGGAACCACGGCGGTGGTGGGAGATCCCCTGGTGGTCCTGGAAACTGAAGGGGCCGTGCCTGAGGGGGCAACAGAAGCCGGCGGGTCTCAGGAGAATGAAGGGCCTTCGGCGGCGGGTGCGGCGGCATCGGCGCCCGGGAAGGGTTCAGAGGAGCGCGGTGAGGTCCGGCCCGCGGAGTTAGCCGGCGCGACCCCGGATGGTGCGGGGCCATCGGGAGCGGCGATGATCCTCGCCACGCCCGCCGTGCGGAAGTTTGCCCGGGAGAAGGGCGTGGATCTGGCCCAGGTGCGGGGTACGGGGAAGAATGGCCGCATCACCCGGGAGGATGTGCTGCGGGCGTCGGAGGGGCCCGAGGCGGAGAAAGCAGAAGGAATCGCCGAGCCAACCGCCCAGGAACGTGCCGTTCCCAGGGCCGAGGCTACTGGTTTGGAAGAGCGGGTTCCTTTGGCCGGCATCCGCAAGGTCATTGCCCAAGCCATGGTGAAATCGGCCTATACTGCCCCTCACGTCACGGTGATGGACGAGGTGGATGTGACGCGGCTGGTGGCGCTTCGCGACAAAGCCAAACCTTTGGCAGCCGAGCGCGGAGTGAAACTCACCTACTTGCCTTTTATCGTCAAGGCGGCCATCGCAGGGTTGCGACTGCATCCGACCCTCAATGCGTCCATCGACGAGGAGAAAGGTGAAATTGTCTACAAGAAATATTATAATATCGGCATCGCCACCGATACTGAGCGGGGACTGCTGGTGCCGGTGGTGAAAGAGGCCGATCGCAAGAACGTGTGGATGTTGGCGGCGGAGATCCGGGAGTTGGCCGAGAAGGCCAGGGCCGGGAAGTTGACATCTCCGGAGATGAAGGGGGGCACCTTCTCCATCACCAACATCGGGGTCGAGGGCGGCCTGTTCTTTACGCCGATCATTAACTATCCGGAGGTCGCCATCCTGGGGGTGGGGCGGATCACCGACAGGCCGGTGGTGCGAAACGGCCAGGTGGCTGTCGCTCCGGTCATGGCGCTGTCCCTCAGTTTTGACCATCGCTTGGTGGACGGCGCCGAAGCCCAACGTTATGTCAACGATGTCAAACGGCTGCTGGAAGATCCCGATTTCTTAACCTTGGAGGTGTAA